The following proteins come from a genomic window of Gammaproteobacteria bacterium:
- the fabD gene encoding ACP S-malonyltransferase, with the protein MRFAILFPGQGSQRVGMGADLFDARPDLLGETADEILGWSLRDVCLNGPEEALTRTDRAQPALFALGYAMWAELSIRLDIAPVAAAGHSLGEYTALTAAGVFDYRTALRLVSIRGEAMAAAADREPSGMAALIGVDEEKAEAISAGRRADSGRMWVANINAPGQVVVAGGRADIDWIVEKGRDLGVRRVIPLKVGGAFHSPFMATAASEVAAALRDVAVAPFSFPVYANVTGHPYSEGEVADLLERQVVEPVRFAEGLLNMDVDAFVHVGPGDVTAGMARKTVRDAAVMIAGDTASLAAIAQRLSEER; encoded by the coding sequence GTGCGTTTCGCAATTCTCTTTCCGGGACAAGGCAGCCAACGCGTCGGCATGGGTGCCGACCTCTTCGATGCGCGTCCCGACCTACTCGGTGAGACCGCCGACGAGATCCTCGGGTGGTCGCTGAGAGATGTGTGTCTGAACGGCCCTGAAGAGGCCCTCACGAGAACCGATCGCGCTCAGCCGGCCCTGTTTGCTCTCGGCTACGCGATGTGGGCCGAGCTCTCCATCCGCCTCGACATCGCACCCGTGGCCGCTGCAGGGCACTCCCTGGGCGAATATACGGCACTCACGGCCGCAGGCGTGTTCGACTATCGAACCGCTCTCCGTCTCGTCTCGATTCGTGGAGAGGCAATGGCCGCGGCGGCCGATCGGGAGCCATCCGGAATGGCTGCGCTGATCGGCGTGGACGAAGAGAAGGCCGAAGCCATCAGTGCAGGCCGAAGAGCCGACAGTGGCCGGATGTGGGTCGCGAACATCAACGCTCCCGGTCAGGTCGTGGTGGCAGGCGGCCGGGCCGACATCGACTGGATCGTCGAGAAGGGACGGGATCTTGGTGTGCGACGTGTCATACCGCTCAAGGTGGGCGGCGCCTTCCACTCACCGTTCATGGCCACTGCGGCCTCCGAAGTGGCAGCGGCGCTGCGAGATGTCGCGGTGGCACCGTTCTCGTTCCCGGTATACGCAAATGTCACGGGACACCCCTACTCTGAGGGCGAGGTCGCCGATCTCCTTGAACGTCAGGTCGTCGAGCCGGTGCGATTCGCCGAAGGGCTCCTGAACATGGACGTGGATGCCTTCGTTCATGTTGGACCGGGTGACGTAACCGCCGGGATGGCAAGGAAGACGGTGAGAGATGCCGCCGTAATGATTGCCGGGGATACGGCGAGCCTTGCAGCGATCGCACAACGACTGAGCGAGGAGCGATGA
- a CDS encoding aminotransferase class I/II-fold pyridoxal phosphate-dependent enzyme — translation MAFAEGIADFRSDTVTRPTAEMRRAMAEAKVGDDVYGEDPTVNALEQEAAAAVGKVAAVFTPTGSMANQLALNTLVRPGDEALCAASAHIRQYEVGAAAAISGVQFRTVDSRDGSILPEDVECAVAGAGYHLPRVRILVWENPLTSTGGTVVALETMRAATAAARRLGIPVHLDGARIFNAALALGVDAQSIAAEADTVMFCFSKGLGAPIGSVLCGSEDIIEEARFRRKRLGGGMRQVGIIAAAARVALRSRDHLEADHRLARRLGEEIASIFPSSVRMEQIQTNMVIIDSAGFPFDAGALIDSLAEAGVLVGEMSPGILRFATHRDVDDRDVDRVLEVLGTLAADSG, via the coding sequence ACCAACAGCGGAGATGCGCCGCGCCATGGCCGAGGCCAAGGTCGGAGACGACGTCTACGGAGAAGATCCGACCGTGAATGCGCTGGAGCAGGAGGCCGCCGCTGCGGTCGGAAAAGTGGCAGCGGTGTTTACGCCGACGGGCAGCATGGCAAATCAGTTGGCTCTGAACACACTGGTCCGGCCAGGCGACGAAGCGCTTTGTGCAGCGAGCGCACACATACGTCAGTACGAGGTCGGTGCCGCCGCAGCCATCTCGGGGGTTCAGTTCAGAACGGTGGATTCACGCGACGGGAGCATCCTGCCCGAGGATGTCGAGTGCGCCGTCGCCGGCGCCGGGTATCACCTGCCACGTGTGCGTATCCTCGTCTGGGAAAACCCGCTGACCTCGACGGGGGGTACCGTCGTTGCGCTCGAGACCATGCGAGCGGCTACCGCGGCGGCGAGGCGTCTCGGGATTCCCGTGCATTTGGATGGGGCAAGGATATTCAACGCTGCGTTGGCGCTCGGTGTGGACGCCCAATCAATCGCCGCCGAGGCCGACACGGTGATGTTCTGCTTTTCCAAGGGGCTCGGCGCTCCGATCGGGTCGGTGCTTTGCGGTTCCGAGGACATCATCGAAGAGGCGAGATTCCGTCGTAAGCGTCTTGGAGGCGGCATGCGGCAGGTCGGCATCATTGCAGCCGCTGCTCGCGTCGCGCTGCGTAGCCGGGACCATCTCGAGGCCGACCACAGGTTGGCTCGCCGCCTCGGTGAGGAGATAGCGAGTATCTTCCCCTCCTCGGTGAGAATGGAACAGATACAGACCAACATGGTGATCATCGACAGTGCGGGTTTCCCGTTCGATGCTGGTGCGCTGATCGACAGCCTGGCCGAGGCCGGCGTCCTGGTGGGGGAGATGTCCCCAGGGATCTTGCGATTCGCCACACATCGCGATGTAGACGATCGGGATGTCGACCGGGTGCTCGAAGTGCTGGGGACCTTGGCTGCGGACTCCGGGTAA